Below is a window of Vulpes vulpes isolate BD-2025 chromosome 5, VulVul3, whole genome shotgun sequence DNA.
CTGGTTTCCATAAGGGGCTTCTTTTTGCTGGGGCTTTGGCTGGAAATCCCGATCTTGGCcctgaagtggggggggggggggggcggaaagCCCAGGAAATGTTACTGGCAGCAGCAACATCACCACTTTCAAGCAAATATGGCCCAAATGAATATTTCAGCAGGTTAGCTATTTTTATACCACTCCTGGCCTGCAGAATAAATTGTGTGGCCAAATTCTCTTTGGGTGCTGCTTTAATTCACAGCAGAATCCCAATTTGAGACATTTAGCGATCTAGGGGTTGAGAAAGGGAAAATGTGATGGACATCAGGTAATCAGATTTTGAAATATCTGACTACATCAAAacccagagaaagaaaagctgtgAGGCCTCATCCCCATGGAAAATTCAATCAAATAGAACTGAGCAAAGCTTCACACCTCCAAGTACCTTCACATTCCACCTGGCTGGGAAAGAAATTTCCTAACTCTTCCCTGACATGTGCATTTGGAGGGTAGAGGGGTCAGCTCCCTCATGGTTCACACTCACTGCTCTTGTGTGCCCACATGGTCCTCGGAAAGGAGCAGTTGCTCTGTGAACATGGGCTAAAAGCATGTTGGGCTAGGGAGCAAACCACATCTTGGATTATTCCAGCTGCCTTCTCTGGGGCTAATGAGAACGACTGAATTACCTTACTGACTCACTCTGTCCCTGACAGagattcaaaagaagaaaataagtagcCTCCACAATAGCAACTTCAACATGTTAGGGATGTGTTCAACATTGCCCCTAATATTGCAGCATTCCATGCAATAATTTTGCAGACATTTACATTTAGCCTATTCTATCTCTTAAGGTAGAGTTCCAAAAGTTAGCTTACTAGTTAAAGTAggattatactttattttttacccACTCTATTGAGGGTTTCTCTATATTCTTGTATAATATACTGGGATTCCTTAAGTCATATGCCTTCTGGTAGTATGACCATATTAATACTCACTGAATATGGATTGGATTCAATTGTATAGATATGATTGCATTTCCTCCCAGCCATTGTCTGATGAACAGAAGAATCCTCCTTTGCTGAGGAAAGATTTGTGTTCAAATTGTAGTCCACCCCAGAGAAACAGGCAGGTACCAATGAAGCCCCAAGACAAAAAGTGACTCACTAAAGGATAAAATCAACTGGCAGCAATAGCTGGCAAAGCCTAACGAGAGTGCAGGATTTAGACTCTCAACACCACTGACCTGTCGAGCCCTGGCCTGCTGGGGGAGCTGAGCACTTCCACTCGTTTTCGTTTCCTGGCTCCTGCTGCTTTCCTCTCTGCGAGGACCTTCAGAGAAGAACCACACTCTTGTGACTCCTTTTCCAGAGTTGCTCACAGTTCATGAGGGCAGTGAGGACAACTCCCCATCTTTAAATTGCCAAGAGCAACATTTAACACCCGCTTTTCAAGTAAGAATAGATATTCTGTTAGAGACCAGCTCAGAACTCTGGCCATGAAGAAAAAGATGGTCTCATATATACAATTCTGACTGCATCTGAGCAGCGGCCAAAGAGCAAAGTAAGAGGAAAAGATAAGAGCAGGACCTTTTGATCAATACAAGGCAATAAAGGCAATCTTCATCTTGTACAGAAAAGGGAAACTTACCAATCCAAGAGGACTGTCTTTTATTGGTTTCCCTACAACAGGAAATTTGAATGTCATAATGAATCAAGATGCTGTTTCACCTGGATTTctggctatcatttatttctcagaaCTGGTTCTAGACAAAAACCTCTGTGTCTGtccttctcctttctgtctgGTACCACTTTTGCTAGAGATACAGTGTCTTCAAATTCTCTTCCTCCCCTATTTTAGAACTATTGTCATCTACAAGCTCAGAAGTATTACAGTCATACTGTATTCTAATGATATGCCACTTAAAAGGGAATGGAACTTCAGATATCAGTGACAAATGAATTGGGGAGATATTTTGAGGCAAGGCATTTGCACTTTTTCAAATCAAACTGGCAGGCATCTATTTGTCcctctatgaataaaaatagcCATAGCCTTCAGAGATTAAAAACTGGGAGACACCTTTAAGATACCCATAAGGTGAAAGTCACTGCACACTCTAAAATggaagtatttttatataatagatCACTTTAATTGAGTGATTACTGTCAGACTTTTTACTACTTTCCATCTACcagtatttatatatacttaatcCTTTTAAGAACCCAACAAGATAGGTGCTATTATTCTTCTTCACCatttcacaagagacacagaaagatgaaCTAATTCATCTAAGATTATACAACTATTAAGTGGAAAATCCACCAGGATTTAAACCAGGCAGTCTGGCTTGGAGCATTTTGCTCCTAAACTCTGCACTGTGTGGTATTGGGGCCCAGTCTGGCTGACCATTTTGCCATATTGAGCTTGCATTGCTAACCCATGGACATTCAACCTTCCCTATTTCTTCTCTCCACTAACACTTCCATCATTCTACTTACCTGGTGACAGACTTTCATGAAACCATTTCATCTCCACATACAGAGTGAAAACAAATGGATAGGGTACCAAGACAATTTCCCCATGTTTGAATTTCAGGTGGGATATGCTCTCCCATTTGCTTTTATCTGGGAAATGGTGCTAAGGAATGAGGAAAGAAGTTAGTCATGTGAATCCCTCAGTACTATTTTAGGGATAAGGCCATCTCCTTTCCCTGGTTTGCCCTGTGGGTTTGCTTCTTCCATTTGAATCTACAATGTGACTTGCCACTCATTTCTATCCAGAAATGAAAGGATACAGGGAAATATAATGAAGTGCTCTGTAGCAAATGGCTGCAAATTGTCCAGGTTTCCCAAGACTACACGAAtagaatcctgaaaaaaaaatgtgaaataacttTAATATTGTTTGGTCCCAGCCAATATTTCCATTTATACCTGTCACTGCTTTTCACATGCTCTATATTCTATTAAAGCTGAACTGTTTACTGTTTCCTGAACATGTCTTCTGCTTCTTCATTTCTGTGTTCTTGCATagtctgttccctctgcctgaaatgccctTTCTACTAATCAGCCTATGTCCAAATCCTACCTATCCTTTAGGGTCCAGTTCAAAAGCTAGTTTCAAAGTTTCAAACTTCACAGTAGTTAGTCTTGAGTCTTTACTACATTCTATCCatactttatgtttattttttatgaagaaaTCTCCTTGAGCTAGAATATATACCTGATTTATTTTAGCATCCTTTCTATTTTAGCATCCTCAGTAAATgtatactgaatgaatgaataatactggtatttattgatatataattttactttagCTTAAGCCCAATCTTTTCTTCCACTCTCTTAAAATCTTAATTGATTAGTCTCTAATTAATCCATGCTTATTAGTATATATCAATTAAACAATTTGGTATCATAAAAAGACTACTGGATTTCTATGGGGAAAACATCTGAATTTCAGTCTTAGCTTTGTCATTTcatctctctaagcctcaatttccttgtaTTAGGGCTCACAGAAGGtgccttatttatctttgtattctcTGTACTATCATAGTACCTggcttataattttaaattttatttatttataatctctatgcccagcatggggcttcaactcatgacccttagattaagagttgtatgctccactgactgatccagccaggagcccctggcttataattttttttaaagattcattcattcattcattcattcattcattcattcattcatagaaagagtggggggggcagagacacaagcagaggaagaagcaggctccatgcaggaagtccgacatgggactcgatcccaggtctacaggatcacaccctgggctgcaggcggcgctaaaccgctgtgccaccagggctgcccctggcttataattttaatagctaatatttattgataatCACAATAGCAAGTGTTATTGTTTTTACATTAACAGTCACAGAGACCTCATGAAATAGGCACTtctactatctccattttacagacaatgAAACTGAGACAACGAGaggtgaaataattttttgaggGCTACACAGCTAGTAACGGTAGAACCAAGATATGAACCCAGGCCCAATGGGGTTCCAGAGCTTACTCTTTTAACCATTAGGCTCACTGCCTATCAACAAaccttttctgaaaaaataaaagaggatgaTAACATCTGACTCAAAACTGAGAGTAAGAATGTATaaaaagctctttgaaaaatCTGGTAGGATTATAAATGTATACAGatgctactatttattgagctaCTTACTGTGTGGTAGGCATTGCACACATCTATTTCTAATCTTCACCAGAATCTTggaaataggtattatttatcAACCGCATTGACAGGTAGgcaaacaggctcagagaaagtaggtgacttgcccaaaatCCCAGTGTGAAGGCAGAACTTAAATCCAGGTGTGACTGGCTCTAAGTTTACACTCTTTCCACTTTACTATGGTGCCTTGAGCTTTTCTCTGCCCAAATTAATGGAAGCAAAGTGAAATAAACTCTGCTCTACTCACaattaaaataagcagaaaactGTTAGGgtcttatattaaaataattattatttatagcaATGTCTGTGAGCTCCTGTAAGAACCTAGTGCATCTTTCAACACTTAACCAAAGAGCTATACATAAATACAATTAAGGCTATGACTCAAAATTTTAGTTTCACGGAGTTTTGTTTGTATATGTCATTGTGTTCAAATTCTTTGAAATACAGCAGTATATGTCTTCATAAATTAGAACAGTCATAAATCACTGAGTTGTGaagttagaaaagaaataaactagtTTAGCACTCTCATTTTACTAATGAAGCAATTAAGACCACGAGAGAGAATTATTTGCAAGGGGTCGCATGGCTAATCAGTGGCTCAACACAGATGGAATCCAGGGCCAGCACTCAGAGCTCTAACTCCTTGGGCAATGCTTTTATCAATTTACAAAGCTGTTCATTTGCTCAGTCTTCTTCCTGTGGGAGAACCTAAAGCTGggtagaaaaggaatgaaaatgaagTGGGAATAAAGCAAATTGCAAATGTTTCCAATTAAAGTGAAGACACAGCAGTCTTGTCTATTTACAGTTGAGTTTCCTGAACGTCAAGCCACCAGGCAGTGGTTGGGAGGGTGAGGtttcccagggccctggaaggcGGCAGTCCTCCAGAAGCTTTCTCTACGCCAGCTGCCACAAAAGAGAGCTGTAGAGGGCTGGGAACTCTGGTGGAAACAATAGAACTCAGCCTCAAAGATGCTGACACTTCAACTAGGAGAACTGAGAAAGGATACAGGCTTTAATTTCCCTGGAAAAACAGTGAAGTTTCTTTGCAGAGAAAACATGGCAGGGAGAAGCCAAGTGATCAAATGGAGGTTGTGACTCAGTTcacaggaaataattaaaatctgaatATGGACATATCCTTGGCTTAAAGAATAACTTTCCCAGAAGTCATCTGCTTCTTTCCCTACCTCAAGCTCCTGGACGATGACTTCCTTATCCTCTATTTCTTCCCCTCTAGAAGGTAAAAAGACAAGACATAAGTAAACCAAGAAGGAAAGCTCTGAAGACAGTAGACTTTATTGTCAGTAGAGAAGACAGCAGAGCAAAAATGACACTTCCAGTGAGCTACAGAAACATGACTAAGTAACAGTTGTGTGTGTTGACACAGGGCTCACGGGAAAAAGAGATCACCTAGGTGGTGTGGTCTGAGACTTGGTAGAAGGCTGTACCAAAGTATCTTCTTTAACCAGCCAAGACCTGAAATTCCCATTGTGAGAATTAATAATTTGTTAGACTAGTCGTACTCAAGTGTAGTCTGTGGGCCACCAGGTATCCTCAAGACCCTTTCAAGGGATCTCGAAgggtaaaactatttttatagtaatttataGTAGATTTTATAGTAGATGTTATTTGccctttttttccttgttttaacaTTTCAATCATTACTGCAAAAGCAATGGGGGGCAAAATTGCTGGTGCCTTTGTGCAAATCTAGCCAGTTGCACTAAACTGTACTAGCAGTTGTAATCCTTATTGCCACACggggaaaaatattaaatataaatataaaaataaatcaaatatattaataattttataaaatctcaaCCCTTACGTACCTTTTTAATACATTACATGATAAAGTGGAAAGTACTCATAAAGCACTTCTGCTGCATACTGAAATATGATGATTGTCTTGAGGAAAAGCACTTGTGCAACTGTTTAAATTGCAAACTGAACTAGCTGGTCTTTTCATGGAATGTTATTTTACTTCAATGGCCAGCTAACAGACAAACTATAGTTGTTATTTGGATTTAGGAAtgtgacattttctcaaaaatgaacagTGACCTTATTAATTCAAGAAAAGCAACTGAAAGTGTTTGTGTCAATGATAACTTTTTGGGATTttatgacagaaagagagagagagagagagagagagagagaggctccatgcagggagcccaatgtggtactcgatcttgggactccaggatcacaccctgagccaaaggcagatgctcaaccactgagccacccaggcatccctacttttgaaatttcaagcaaaaatttaaactttgaaaaatttctttttttttttaatttattttttattttttatttttatttatgatagtcatatatatagagagaggcagagacaaggcagagataaaggcagagggagaagcaggctccatgcaccgggagcccgacatgggattcgatcccaggtctccaggatcacgccctgggccaaaggcaggcgccaaaccgctgcgccacccagggatcccaactttgaAAAATTTCTATCCACCACACTGAGGTTgacaactttcaaatattttaatgtttttctaagATTGGTAGTGATATTAGCAAATATGATTTTTTGATATTGTATAATGAAATATGTTGACATTTAAATGATCTATATGTCAGTAAaccagtatttttcaaatgacCACAAATCACATTATGTTACAAAATCATTCTAGGTAAAGATTCATTCACAGAACAAGACAGATCGATGGCTTTTAATGTAGCAGAGTTCAAAAAGTTCACTGATATAATTCAGATTCCATATTGCAactaaacctttaaaaaattaccacattaacggggcacctgggtggctcagttggatgagcaactgactcttgatttcagtttaggtcatgatctcagggtcctgggataaatcTCCACCTTGGGTTCCTGACTTTGtgttccttgctcagcatggagttggcttgagattctctctttccctctccctctgtgcctccccaccTTGAtcgcccattctctctctctctagtctttaaacaaacaaacacctacTGCATTAGGgaagcctggttggctcaggtggtttagtgtccaactcctggtttttggctcaggtcatgatatcatggGACATAAGATAGAGCCCCCCAGCCAGACTCTGTgctgtctgcttgggattctttgcctcctctctctctccctctgcccctccccctgctcatgcatgggcatgcattctctctttctctaaaataaataaataaaaaaaaattttaaagactctCCTTCCGCCTctccacctgctctctctctcaaataaaattaaaaaaaaaaaaaaaaacacctatgttaaaacaaaacaactaccATTTGCTAAGTTTTGATGCAGGGTCAAAAGAATATTCACAATGATTTGTGAAATCTATTACCAAATCTCTATGCTTCCCAACTACAAATCTATGTGGGgctggatttttttcatataactcaaccccccaccaaaaaaaattcacaacagattgaatgcagaagcagatataaTCTAGCAGCCTTCTTTTAAACCAGACACTAATGAAAtttgcaaaaatttaaaacaatgccaatcttctcattaatattttctcttagaaaatatgattattgttaataaaaatgtgttaagggatccctgggtggcgcagcggtttggcgtctgcctttggcccagggcgcgatcctggagacccgggatcgagtccctcatcgggctcctggtgcatggagcctgcttcttcctctgcctatgtctctgcctctctctctctctctgtgactatcataaattaataaaaattaaaaaaataaataaaaaataaaaatgtgttaacatttaatggatgtattattatttttaaattgtggtaaaatacatataacttaaaatttgtcattgtaaccatttttaagtatacaattcaatagTATTAATTACACTCATAACTAtggtgtgcaaccatcaccattattTCCAAAGTTTATCTTCCCAAACAGAAACACTGTAATTATTAGTTAATAATTCCCCATTTTGCCTTCCACCTTCCCCCTGGTGACTCCTAGTCTCCTGTGTCTATGAATTTTCCTATTTAATATTTCatagaagcaaaaaaatatttcatagcagagtcatacattttttcttttgttattgggttacttcacttagcataatgttttcaaagttcatctatgtacctgtatcagaacttcattgcttttgcaattctttttatggctaaatactattttattgtatatatgtatataccacacatacgaactgcattttgtttatccattcaccaatttGATGGACACTGTTGTTTCCACCTtctggctactgtgaataatacaGGCCTGAACATTGTTTGTACAAGCATCTGCTTGAGTCcccattttcaattcttttgggcatatacctaggaatgaaattgctggatcatatggtaattctatgtttaactttttgaggaactgccaaattgttttccatggCAGGtgcactattttatattcctatcagCACTATACAAggcttccaatttctccacatccttgccaactgctattttgcttgctttttttttttaatatagctatcctagtaggtgtgaagtggcatctcattgtgatttggatttgcatttccctagttactaatgatattgagcatcttttcatgtgcttgtttgccatTCAAATATCTCCTTTGAAGAACATCTATTCAAGTCTTgcgtccatttttaaattgattttattttttgctgttgagttataCTTCTTTCTGTAGTCTATATATTAAACtcttatcatatatatgatttacaagtattttctcccatctgtGGGTTCCCTTTCACTCtattgatagtgtcctttgatgcacagtTTTTAGTGAAGTTCAAATGTATCTAatttcttttgttgcctatgcCTTTGGTATTGTATTTTAAGAAACCACTGCCAAATTCAGTCATGAAGATTTGTTTCCTCCtaacagttttatagttttagctctttgatctatttttttttaagatttcatttatttattcatgagagacagaaagagagagacgcagagacataggcagagggagaagcaggtcccccacAAAGAGttggatgcaggactccatcccagatcccaggatcatgccctgagccaaaggcagacactcaacccctgtgccacccaggcatccctctttgatctattttttaaatgattttattattgcCCAGTCTGCTAGCATGTTCTTTGGTGGTCCAGAAATCCAGAGAAGttgttgtcatttcatttttgggAGCTCTC
It encodes the following:
- the MAJIN gene encoding membrane-anchored junction protein isoform X2, with amino-acid sequence MRDREKGAETESEGEAGSSQGAQRGTRFQIPRPRPEPKANAQPLSHPGISIKSYHLGAMSLKPFTYPFPETRFLHAGPNVYKFKIRYGNNIRGEEIEDKEVIVQELEDSIRVVLGNLDNLQPFATEHFIIFPYKSKWESISHLKFKHGEIVLVPYPFVFTLYVEMKWFHESLSPGKPIKDSPLGLVLAERKAAGARKRKRVEVLSSPSRPGLDRAKIGISSQSPSKKKPLMETRRILSQRTAHQGRSSPHCSKTIHFHLKDPQSWQLVASLGF